From Planococcus halocryophilus, the proteins below share one genomic window:
- the msrB gene encoding peptide-methionine (R)-S-oxide reductase MsrB: protein MKTLTFAGFVILLLLLLSGCGSSSISESSSADSGQATKTSTSKFPDNPNTDLEFDTDKLQDIYLAGGCFWGVEAYMARVYGVYDVTSGYANGNTENPTYEEVVRENTGHAETVHVRYDPERVDLEEVLNHYFMIIDPTLLNQQGNDRGEQYRTGIYYENEADRTVIDKVVTAQEDRYDDPIVTEVEMLDHYYLAEEYHQDYLEKNPDGYCHVEFDTLEDQKLGEDAQSLIDPALYPKPSDDELKATLTDIQYAVTQEDDTERAFSSEYDGFYEPGIYVDITTGEPLFSSADKYDSTTGWPSFTKPIDPDVVTEHDDGLFFMKRTEIRSRAGDSHLGHVFNDGPEDKGGLRYCMNGAALLFVPEADMEAEGYGFLLDKVN, encoded by the coding sequence ATGAAAACACTGACATTTGCAGGCTTTGTGATTTTATTGCTATTGTTGCTTTCAGGTTGTGGAAGCTCAAGTATCTCAGAGTCGAGCAGCGCTGATTCGGGGCAAGCAACAAAGACAAGCACGTCCAAATTTCCAGACAATCCAAACACAGACCTCGAGTTCGATACAGACAAACTGCAAGATATCTACTTAGCTGGCGGCTGTTTCTGGGGCGTCGAAGCTTATATGGCAAGAGTTTACGGCGTTTATGATGTGACATCGGGTTACGCTAATGGCAATACGGAAAACCCTACTTATGAAGAAGTGGTTCGTGAAAATACCGGACATGCTGAAACAGTCCATGTCCGGTACGACCCAGAACGCGTGGATTTAGAAGAAGTATTGAATCATTACTTTATGATCATTGACCCTACACTGTTAAATCAACAAGGCAATGATCGCGGAGAACAGTACCGAACAGGCATTTATTATGAAAATGAAGCTGACCGAACTGTGATCGATAAAGTGGTGACGGCCCAAGAAGATCGCTATGACGATCCAATCGTTACTGAAGTTGAAATGCTGGATCATTATTATTTAGCTGAAGAGTACCATCAAGATTATCTAGAGAAAAATCCAGATGGCTACTGCCACGTCGAATTTGATACGTTAGAAGATCAAAAATTAGGCGAAGACGCGCAGTCGTTAATCGACCCAGCGCTTTATCCGAAACCAAGTGACGACGAACTAAAAGCAACATTAACCGATATTCAATATGCCGTCACGCAAGAAGATGATACAGAACGCGCATTTTCAAGTGAATATGATGGCTTTTATGAACCAGGAATTTATGTCGACATCACAACAGGAGAACCACTTTTCTCTTCTGCCGACAAATACGATTCCACAACCGGATGGCCGAGTTTTACAAAGCCGATTGATCCCGACGTAGTGACTGAACACGATGACGGCTTGTTCTTTATGAAACGAACCGAAATTAGAAGTCGCGCCGGAGACAGTCACTTAGGACATGTTTTTAACGACGGCCCCGAAGACAAAGGCGGCTTACGCTACTGCATGAACGGCGCAGCGTTGCTGTTTGTTCCTGAAGCAGATATGGAAGCAGAAGGCTATGGCTTCTTATTGGATAAAGTAAATTAA
- a CDS encoding LLM class flavin-dependent oxidoreductase encodes MVVLNVLDYSPIDEGQTAVVALEQTTKLAQLAETLGFKRFWVAEHHKVESVAGSTPEMLMMHLATSTRTIRIGSGGVMLPHYSAYKVAENFRMLEALHPGRIDLGIGRSRSYRNVNEALNESKTKRLPYDQQVTDLQKYFSDDTKSEHRFQTLVAMPMINTAPEMWLLGTGLGSAKLAAEKGMSYAYAHFAKPSGQSVDVVKAYRAEFQPSVFLQEPKVILAVFAVVAETVEKAEELATAFDLWLLFIESDSPPPYYPSAETARKRGFSASEQEKVDRNRQRMLIGTAKQVKEQIEDLAERFEADEITIIPNISGAANRMNTLRLLASVFDLSGK; translated from the coding sequence ATGGTTGTGTTGAACGTCTTGGATTATTCACCAATTGATGAAGGACAGACCGCGGTGGTGGCGCTTGAACAAACGACCAAACTTGCGCAACTAGCAGAAACGCTTGGCTTTAAGCGATTTTGGGTAGCTGAGCATCATAAAGTCGAATCGGTCGCAGGCAGTACGCCGGAAATGTTGATGATGCATTTAGCAACTTCTACTAGAACCATTCGCATCGGATCGGGTGGTGTCATGTTGCCTCATTACAGTGCTTATAAAGTAGCAGAGAATTTCCGTATGCTTGAAGCGTTGCATCCAGGTCGCATTGATCTTGGCATTGGTCGTTCACGAAGCTATCGCAACGTTAACGAAGCATTAAATGAAAGCAAAACAAAACGGTTGCCGTACGATCAACAAGTAACGGACCTTCAAAAATATTTCTCCGATGATACGAAGAGTGAGCATCGCTTTCAAACGTTAGTGGCGATGCCGATGATAAATACAGCACCCGAAATGTGGCTGCTCGGTACCGGACTTGGCAGTGCGAAATTGGCAGCTGAAAAAGGCATGAGTTATGCCTATGCACATTTTGCGAAGCCTTCAGGACAATCAGTAGATGTCGTGAAAGCGTATCGTGCGGAATTTCAGCCATCGGTTTTTTTACAAGAACCAAAAGTGATTCTAGCTGTTTTTGCAGTGGTTGCTGAAACGGTGGAAAAAGCTGAGGAGTTAGCTACTGCATTTGATTTGTGGTTGTTGTTTATTGAATCTGATTCACCACCACCTTATTATCCGTCGGCCGAAACAGCTCGGAAGCGAGGCTTTAGTGCAAGTGAACAAGAAAAAGTGGATCGCAATCGTCAGCGCATGTTGATCGGAACTGCGAAGCAAGTAAAAGAGCAAATTGAAGATCTTGCTGAACGATTCGAAGCCGATGAAATCACCATTATCCCGAATATTTCGGGTGCCGCTAACCGCATGAACACATTGCGTTTATTGGCATCAGTATTTGATTTGTCTGGAAAATGA
- a CDS encoding NADP-dependent oxidoreductase: MPAQLHKEIQLANRPEGMPTNDDFNFVEKEIPTPAENEVLLKTLYLSVDPYMRGRMRDVKSYIPPFELNQALTGGLLAEVVESRSDLFEKGDIVSSNLSWAEYNVANASKLQKIDPTAASITAHLSVLGLTGLTAYFGLLDIANPQAGETVVVSGAAGAVGSIVGQIAKIKGTRVVGIAGSDDKIDYLINELGFDAAVNYKKDSFKEDLINALPDGVDVYFDNVGGDISDAVIRQLNKHARISLCGAISSYNNEEGDLGPRMQGQFIRTSTMMKGFTLGDYAKELPTGVAALTQWLQEGKLKYDETIVEGFENTPEAFLGLFKGTNLGKQLVKVADPEFAQL; this comes from the coding sequence ATGCCAGCACAATTACATAAAGAAATTCAGTTGGCGAACCGCCCGGAAGGCATGCCAACTAATGATGATTTTAATTTTGTCGAAAAAGAAATTCCGACACCCGCTGAAAATGAAGTTTTGTTAAAAACACTTTACCTATCCGTAGATCCATATATGCGCGGACGGATGAGAGATGTAAAATCTTATATCCCACCATTCGAATTAAACCAAGCATTAACTGGCGGCCTTTTAGCTGAAGTTGTTGAATCACGCTCGGATTTATTCGAAAAAGGGGACATCGTCAGCAGCAATCTTAGCTGGGCTGAGTACAATGTAGCAAATGCTAGCAAGCTGCAAAAAATTGACCCAACCGCCGCATCTATTACGGCACACTTGAGTGTTCTAGGATTGACTGGACTTACTGCTTATTTCGGATTGCTTGATATTGCGAATCCGCAAGCAGGCGAAACGGTGGTCGTTTCAGGCGCAGCCGGTGCTGTCGGTTCGATTGTTGGCCAAATCGCAAAAATTAAAGGAACTCGCGTTGTTGGAATCGCCGGCTCTGATGATAAAATCGATTACTTGATCAATGAACTCGGTTTTGACGCTGCCGTTAATTATAAAAAAGACAGCTTTAAAGAAGACTTGATCAACGCACTTCCTGACGGCGTTGACGTGTATTTTGATAATGTTGGTGGCGACATTTCTGACGCCGTTATTCGTCAGTTAAACAAACATGCACGCATTTCATTATGCGGTGCCATTTCTTCTTATAACAATGAAGAGGGAGACCTTGGGCCACGCATGCAAGGGCAATTTATACGGACGAGCACAATGATGAAAGGCTTTACGCTTGGCGACTATGCAAAAGAATTGCCAACAGGCGTTGCGGCATTAACGCAATGGCTACAAGAAGGAAAATTGAAATACGATGAGACGATTGTCGAAGGCTTTGAAAATACGCCAGAAGCATTCCTTGGCTTGTTCAAAGGTACAAACCTCGGCAAACAATTAGTAAAAGTCGCAGATCCTGAGTTTGCTCAGCTATAA
- a CDS encoding NADH-dependent flavin oxidoreductase → MKSLYKDLFNEITLPNGVVLNDRLGVAPMTTYSGNEDGTVSDEELSYYNRRAGLGSLYVTACIAVSENGIAFPNQFIGFDDSALPRLKQLAKEMKSKGSKAILQMQHGGRQSKPELIKANETVAPSAVPGEAGKPTPRELTEAEIYAIIEDFGETTKRAIEAGFDGVEIHGANTYLLQQFVSSVTNQRQDQWGGTLVNRMRFPLAVMKKVQDIVAKYADEQFIVGYRLSPEENNEKTTGYTIEETKILVEELIDRGIHYIHVSLFEFKKTPKGAEQGDSIIRILADQIKGRVPFVAVGSVKTPEDALLAMAEGADIVVMGRQALIDPEWTEKIKQGKEQEINPVIKQNMVGTLDIPQNMWHLITSYGMVTVSDN, encoded by the coding sequence ATGAAGTCATTATATAAAGATTTATTTAACGAAATCACTTTGCCAAATGGCGTCGTGTTAAACGATCGTCTTGGTGTGGCACCGATGACGACTTATTCAGGAAATGAAGATGGCACGGTTTCCGATGAAGAGTTAAGCTATTACAACCGCCGCGCGGGTCTAGGCAGTTTATACGTTACGGCGTGCATCGCGGTTTCAGAAAACGGCATTGCGTTTCCAAATCAATTTATTGGTTTTGACGATAGTGCATTGCCACGCTTGAAACAGCTAGCAAAAGAAATGAAATCAAAAGGCAGTAAAGCTATACTGCAAATGCAACACGGTGGTCGTCAAAGCAAGCCTGAATTGATTAAAGCAAACGAAACGGTAGCGCCAAGTGCTGTTCCGGGTGAAGCTGGCAAGCCAACTCCGCGCGAATTGACTGAAGCCGAAATTTACGCGATTATCGAAGATTTTGGTGAAACAACAAAAAGAGCGATCGAAGCAGGATTTGACGGTGTTGAAATTCATGGTGCTAACACGTATTTGCTTCAGCAATTTGTTTCATCAGTGACGAACCAGCGTCAAGATCAATGGGGAGGCACGCTTGTAAATCGCATGAGATTCCCACTTGCCGTCATGAAAAAAGTTCAAGACATAGTGGCTAAATATGCGGATGAACAATTTATCGTAGGCTACCGCCTATCACCAGAAGAAAACAATGAAAAAACTACAGGTTATACAATCGAAGAAACGAAAATATTGGTGGAAGAATTGATCGATCGTGGTATTCATTATATTCACGTGTCGTTGTTCGAATTTAAGAAAACGCCAAAAGGCGCTGAACAAGGCGACAGCATCATTCGTATTTTAGCGGATCAAATTAAAGGCCGCGTGCCATTTGTAGCTGTTGGTAGTGTGAAAACACCAGAAGATGCTTTATTGGCGATGGCAGAAGGTGCCGATATAGTCGTGATGGGTCGCCAAGCATTGATCGATCCTGAGTGGACAGAAAAAATCAAACAAGGCAAAGAGCAGGAAATCAATCCCGTTATCAAGCAAAACATGGTAGGAACATTAGATATCCCGCAAAACATGTGGCATTTGATTACATCGTACGGCATGGTTACAGTATCGGATAATTGA
- a CDS encoding TrkH family potassium uptake protein: MRSWKKKRMAVSPPLVISGSFLFLIMLGTLLLKLPFATTQPISWTDALFTATSATTVTGLSVFDPGTVLTAFGELVLLVLIQCGGIGLMTFAVAILILFRKKVGLQHRIYLQESFTQSSIGGIVKLVKLILTFALTVEAVATILLTIYWIPQFGFKDALNYSIFHVISAFNNAGFSLFPDNMISFAGDPLVTVLISSLFIIGGIGFTVVMDVAQKKSFRRWALHTKLMVGGTLILNSLAMLVFFLLEYNNPGTLGNMSLFDKLVTSYFSAVTPRTAGFNMLDYGALEDPTLLFTMLLMFIGGGSASTASGIKLTTFIVVILATVSFLRSRREPEIFGRSIRLETVIRSLAITTISVLLVVLFLFLLTVSEKIPFLPLAFEVVSAFGTVGLSMGISGDMTSIGEVLLSIVMFTGRIGPLTLFFILMKPRKENYRYPYDPVFTG; the protein is encoded by the coding sequence ATGCGGTCCTGGAAAAAAAAGCGGATGGCTGTTTCTCCGCCATTGGTGATATCCGGAAGTTTTCTATTTTTAATTATGTTAGGTACTTTACTTTTGAAGCTACCGTTTGCCACTACCCAGCCGATTTCTTGGACTGATGCCTTGTTCACTGCTACCTCCGCTACTACGGTGACGGGACTAAGTGTATTTGATCCAGGAACTGTCCTTACTGCTTTTGGAGAATTGGTTCTTCTTGTGCTCATTCAGTGTGGCGGCATTGGCTTAATGACGTTTGCGGTCGCGATTCTTATTTTATTCCGCAAAAAAGTTGGTCTACAACATCGAATTTATTTACAGGAATCGTTCACACAAAGTTCAATCGGTGGAATCGTCAAACTCGTGAAATTGATTTTGACGTTTGCTTTAACGGTAGAGGCTGTCGCAACAATCCTTTTGACCATTTACTGGATACCGCAATTTGGTTTTAAAGATGCACTCAATTACAGCATTTTTCATGTCATCTCTGCTTTTAATAACGCAGGGTTTTCTTTATTCCCTGACAACATGATTAGTTTTGCTGGCGATCCACTGGTGACGGTATTGATTTCTTCCTTGTTCATTATCGGAGGAATTGGTTTCACAGTCGTTATGGATGTTGCACAAAAGAAATCATTTCGCCGGTGGGCATTGCACACGAAGTTAATGGTAGGCGGTACCTTAATATTAAATAGCTTAGCCATGTTGGTGTTCTTTCTACTGGAATACAACAATCCCGGAACACTTGGCAATATGTCGTTGTTTGATAAACTGGTGACTTCTTATTTTAGTGCTGTAACGCCAAGAACTGCTGGATTCAATATGTTGGACTACGGCGCACTTGAAGACCCGACTTTGTTGTTCACCATGCTGTTGATGTTTATTGGCGGCGGCAGTGCGTCAACGGCTTCGGGTATTAAGCTGACCACTTTTATTGTGGTTATCCTAGCTACCGTTTCTTTTCTGCGATCACGGCGAGAACCGGAAATCTTTGGCCGCTCTATTCGACTAGAGACCGTCATTCGCTCACTTGCCATCACGACGATTAGCGTCTTGCTCGTTGTTTTATTCTTATTCCTATTAACCGTATCCGAAAAAATCCCGTTCTTGCCTTTAGCATTTGAAGTCGTCTCAGCGTTTGGAACTGTCGGCTTGTCGATGGGCATTAGCGGGGACATGACTAGCATTGGCGAAGTTTTATTAAGCATCGTCATGTTCACAGGCCGCATCGGTCCATTGACCTTGTTCTTTATCTTAATGAAACCGCGCAAAGAAAATTATCGGTATCCTTATGACCCAGTATTTACTGGATGA
- a CDS encoding TAXI family TRAP transporter solute-binding subunit gives MKKMKVSALSLMVASSLALAACGEDEAAPTEGGDAEGLEANIVTIATGGASGPYNIIGSTLAETYSSTYDVNSRTQTTGASVENVNLIKEDKIEMAFTMSDVVSQAVEGTEGFTEPTDKISQIAALYPNYVQIVTTADSGIETFEDLRGKRIAVGDQNSGVEVNARTLLEGYGITYDDIDVDYLGYAEAADGLRAGQIDAAFLTSGLPNASLLELSETLDIRMVSISPEDVERVAADKSYFLPLEIPADTYGNEEAIPTAAIMNALVVRSDMSEDDVYKLTKAFFENLDTLENAHQAASDISLEAAQEGLVAPLHPGAQRYYDEQ, from the coding sequence ATGAAAAAAATGAAAGTAAGCGCATTATCTTTAATGGTTGCTAGCAGTTTAGCGTTAGCTGCGTGTGGAGAAGACGAGGCAGCACCAACTGAAGGCGGGGACGCTGAAGGATTAGAAGCGAACATTGTGACAATCGCGACAGGTGGGGCATCGGGTCCATATAACATCATCGGTTCGACACTAGCAGAAACTTATAGTTCTACATATGATGTCAATTCAAGAACGCAAACAACAGGTGCTTCTGTTGAGAACGTTAACTTGATCAAAGAAGACAAAATTGAAATGGCTTTCACGATGAGTGATGTTGTGAGTCAAGCAGTAGAAGGAACAGAAGGCTTTACGGAGCCAACGGATAAAATTAGCCAAATCGCTGCTTTGTATCCGAACTACGTTCAAATCGTAACGACGGCAGATTCAGGAATTGAAACTTTTGAAGACTTGCGCGGCAAACGAATTGCTGTAGGAGATCAAAACTCTGGAGTAGAAGTAAATGCACGTACACTTCTCGAAGGTTATGGCATTACATACGACGATATTGATGTAGATTATTTAGGTTATGCAGAAGCAGCTGACGGACTGCGTGCCGGACAGATTGATGCAGCATTCCTGACAAGTGGCTTACCGAACGCTTCACTTCTAGAGTTATCTGAAACACTAGATATTCGTATGGTTTCCATCTCACCAGAAGATGTTGAACGTGTTGCAGCAGATAAATCTTACTTCCTGCCACTTGAAATTCCAGCAGATACTTACGGCAACGAAGAAGCAATACCAACTGCGGCCATCATGAACGCGTTAGTAGTTCGTTCGGATATGAGTGAAGATGATGTTTACAAATTGACGAAAGCTTTCTTTGAAAATCTAGATACTTTGGAGAACGCTCACCAAGCAGCTTCGGACATTTCATTAGAAGCGGCACAAGAAGGCCTTGTCGCACCGTTACATCCAGGAGCACAGCGCTACTACGATGAACAATAA
- a CDS encoding DUF1850 domain-containing protein — protein MNNKFWVGGACSIVLLFLLLWRMPVVQFDFEDERYYLLETEFQLKWIHSVEKEEWLEFYERKSDKLLLTETKFKTYGAGVPSDGEIIPSDDGFVHMKINHPYKEMNLTVSQNAQTTITTANKEILLYEYTKDYEFVTITIEWINLWEYVRGNKL, from the coding sequence ATGAACAATAAGTTTTGGGTAGGGGGAGCATGTTCGATTGTGCTCCTTTTTCTTCTGCTGTGGCGGATGCCCGTTGTGCAATTTGACTTTGAAGACGAGCGCTATTACTTATTGGAAACAGAGTTTCAGTTAAAGTGGATTCATTCTGTCGAGAAGGAAGAATGGTTGGAATTTTATGAACGCAAGAGTGACAAACTTCTTCTGACAGAAACAAAGTTCAAAACCTATGGTGCTGGTGTTCCTTCAGATGGCGAAATCATTCCTTCTGACGATGGGTTTGTTCATATGAAAATCAACCATCCTTATAAGGAAATGAATTTAACAGTATCCCAAAATGCGCAAACAACAATTACAACAGCGAACAAGGAAATTCTGTTATATGAGTATACGAAAGATTATGAGTTCGTTACGATTACGATTGAATGGATCAATCTTTGGGAGTATGTAAGGGGGAACAAACTATGA
- a CDS encoding TRAP transporter permease, whose protein sequence is MTKDNRDLDVESVSAHEEDKTLSQEVLEKYDTDAKVRKLKNRKLVWLIAAIAIAYSVYHLYVTFNPLPALQARSIHVAVGMGLVFLVYPTFKKQDRTKIPFYDWILFIFSLGTAGYLMYEYNDIMTTRGGIPNTLDIIFAILTVVLVLEAARRVTGIILPILALVFLAYPFISHFIWMPDMLMTRQFDLGDIFGQLYLKTEGLYSTAISASLQFIFLFILFGAFLAKSGMGQLFNDLAMALAGSKQGGPAKVAVISSGFMGSINGSAIANVVGTGAFTIPLMKKIGYNKNFAGAVEASASVGGQILPPIMGASAFIMAETTGIAYGTIALAALLPAVLYFLGVIMQVHFRAGKENLKGIPKADLPRTKEVLKDKGHLLLPIVGLIFMLYTGMPIAYAAFYTIVLTVVVAGFRKSTRMGFKDILEAMENGARQSLSVMIACAVVGIIIGVVSLTSFGTVMTSAITSFGAGSLFWTLFLTMLASIVLGMGLPSIPAYIITATMTAPALAEFGIPVLVAHLFVFYFGIFANITPPVALAAFAGAGISGGDPMRTGLNALRLSIAGFIIPYLFVYNPAMLMIDTTNIAVNATEFALPPIWEILTITITAIIGIIGLSSAAEGYFQSKLNIVFRIVLGAGALLLIVPETYTDIIGLTIVLGIFLINFLKSKKDNTATAAS, encoded by the coding sequence ATGACAAAAGACAACCGAGATTTGGACGTCGAAAGCGTCTCAGCTCATGAAGAAGATAAAACCCTCAGCCAGGAAGTGCTGGAAAAGTATGATACTGATGCCAAAGTTCGTAAACTAAAAAACCGTAAACTGGTTTGGTTGATCGCAGCGATTGCGATTGCTTATTCGGTTTACCATCTCTATGTCACGTTCAATCCGCTTCCAGCCTTGCAGGCGCGTTCTATCCACGTAGCGGTCGGGATGGGCTTAGTATTCCTTGTGTATCCAACCTTTAAAAAGCAGGATCGTACGAAAATACCGTTTTACGACTGGATTTTATTTATCTTCAGTTTGGGCACGGCAGGGTATTTGATGTATGAATACAACGATATCATGACCACACGCGGCGGAATTCCAAATACATTGGATATTATTTTCGCCATATTGACGGTTGTATTGGTGCTAGAAGCAGCTAGACGCGTAACGGGTATCATCTTACCAATTTTAGCTTTAGTATTTTTAGCTTATCCATTTATCAGTCACTTTATTTGGATGCCGGATATGTTGATGACACGGCAGTTTGACCTAGGCGATATTTTTGGACAACTGTATTTGAAAACAGAAGGTCTTTATTCCACCGCCATTTCTGCTTCTTTGCAGTTTATCTTCCTGTTTATTTTGTTTGGCGCATTTTTAGCCAAATCCGGAATGGGTCAATTGTTTAACGATTTGGCGATGGCTTTAGCAGGTAGCAAGCAAGGGGGACCTGCTAAAGTAGCGGTTATCTCTAGTGGATTTATGGGCAGTATTAACGGTTCAGCAATTGCTAACGTTGTCGGAACCGGTGCTTTTACTATTCCATTGATGAAAAAAATCGGATACAATAAAAACTTCGCAGGCGCCGTCGAAGCAAGTGCCTCCGTGGGTGGGCAGATTTTGCCGCCGATTATGGGCGCGAGTGCATTCATCATGGCGGAAACCACAGGCATCGCTTACGGTACGATTGCACTTGCTGCTTTATTACCAGCAGTTTTGTATTTCCTTGGTGTTATTATGCAAGTACATTTTCGTGCGGGTAAAGAAAACCTGAAAGGCATTCCGAAAGCGGATTTGCCGAGAACAAAAGAAGTACTCAAAGACAAAGGTCATTTACTGTTACCGATTGTTGGTTTGATTTTCATGCTTTATACAGGCATGCCAATTGCTTATGCTGCATTCTATACAATTGTTCTAACGGTAGTCGTTGCAGGATTCAGAAAATCCACGCGCATGGGCTTTAAAGACATACTTGAAGCAATGGAAAATGGTGCACGCCAATCGCTCTCGGTTATGATTGCCTGTGCGGTCGTTGGGATTATTATCGGAGTTGTTAGTTTGACTAGTTTTGGTACAGTCATGACTTCAGCTATTACAAGCTTTGGTGCAGGTTCGCTGTTTTGGACGTTGTTCCTAACCATGCTTGCTTCTATTGTATTGGGTATGGGCTTGCCATCAATTCCCGCTTACATTATTACTGCGACAATGACGGCACCGGCACTTGCTGAATTCGGTATTCCAGTGCTAGTTGCGCATCTGTTTGTATTCTACTTCGGTATTTTCGCCAATATTACACCGCCGGTTGCACTCGCTGCATTTGCAGGTGCTGGAATATCAGGAGGCGATCCGATGAGGACCGGCTTGAACGCATTGCGTTTATCGATCGCCGGGTTTATTATCCCGTATTTGTTTGTTTATAATCCAGCCATGTTAATGATCGATACGACAAATATTGCAGTCAATGCGACAGAATTCGCTTTACCTCCGATATGGGAGATATTGACGATCACCATAACCGCTATAATCGGTATTATTGGATTAAGTTCTGCAGCAGAAGGCTATTTCCAATCGAAACTTAATATTGTATTCCGTATCGTACTTGGAGCGGGTGCTTTACTGTTAATTGTTCCAGAAACGTATACCGATATTATCGGTTTGACCATTGTGCTTGGAATATTCCTAATCAATTTCCTGAAAAGCAAAAAAGACAATACCGCAACAGCCGCATCTTAA
- a CDS encoding DUF871 domain-containing protein: MKPENTIIRIKGSITVDNERYGRYRGELQITKRDLPADDKVNVIGKVIEEDLALLTSIKGGVKFQIEWN; this comes from the coding sequence TTGAAACCCGAAAATACCATTATTCGAATTAAAGGAAGCATCACGGTGGATAATGAACGGTACGGACGATATCGAGGCGAGCTGCAAATTACGAAAAGAGATTTGCCAGCTGATGATAAAGTGAATGTGATTGGCAAAGTGATAGAAGAAGATCTAGCGCTACTGACATCCATTAAAGGTGGCGTTAAATTTCAAATTGAATGGAATTGA